The following proteins are encoded in a genomic region of Phaeodactylum tricornutum CCAP 1055/1 chromosome 1, whole genome shotgun sequence:
- a CDS encoding predicted protein, producing the protein GAPGSGKSTLLKMIAQTLHKSKDHRQTGTVSITGVSPARNIIWSNLVAYIDQIDRLHPYLTVFETCEFAWRCRSGGTHRRIFQGDGPDVDDMIAKLDDELTVINKILEAMGLARVKDTFVGDQENVRGISGGEKKRVTVAEMLCVGSPIICCDEISTGLDAATTYDITKWMGAVTRITETIKLVSLLQPPPETVALFDEVILLSNGKVVYSGPIDEVIDYFCNLGYEIPERMDVADWLQALPTKDGVKFIRKVGSEMMKHLSTDEFVEKFYSSPRGNKILERLNAPSRDGADMVKTLGGKRFENSSFASLRLLIRRELKLWWRDKYQIKATLLKSLIMGIVAGTLFWQSDSPNSIVSILFQSMFYSCVGAMTSIVKQFAERPIFYKQQDANFFPTWTYVVGRSVASVPTSLIDSVGYGTIIFWFVGLAHNDGATVGNYFMFLLLLFVVSLTAVFFFSVFSASVSVVTIAQPCQAITMLAFILFSGFTVQPDVIPVYFIWIYWINFFAWILRGLAVNEFDSGKYDDEAETSEGLTEGELILTRFGFTINDDPFSREWVWWGLLFAVGCTSISLFVSTFFLDRIRFATGASLVTDKGSDEIEDLGREEVYIPFKRAKLTFRDVHYTVTASTSEEKLELLKGVDGVVEAGLMTALMGSSGAGKTTLMDVLAMRKSSGEISGDIRVNGHSQEKLSFRRMMGYVEQFDTQTPQLTIRETVSFSAKLRLEEKVAAVVPDSMEQFVEQTLHTLELTNIQDLQVGSDETGGLSFEQRKRLSIAIELVANPSILFLDEPTSGLDARAAAIVMRGLKRIALSGRSVCATIHQPSIAIFNEFDRLLLLKRGGETIFFGNLGENSCNLISYLEGYEGTTCIQAGENPATWMLTTIGAGSAANPHKPFDYAGKYQESNLRRKCLDQIDSICASSTPEGKVLFAGKYAVSVKTQFYAVLLRTMKVYFRSPSYNVIRVMVSGTVALLFSSVYASQRVPGDEADMNSRVNSLYIAVLFPCVNALNSVLRVFEVERNMFYRHKAASMYDSRAITRAYTIAEVPFVFIASLVFSILFYFPMGFALEADKFFIFLLIIFLTISTFTFTGQMLIGLFRDSQTAQGFGGLFITFTSLFSGILLRPDAIPNFWIFMYWLMPGHYIYEGLIMSQFNNDNSPIVASVG; encoded by the exons GGCGCCCCTGGAAGCGGAAAAAGTACACTCCTGAAGATGATCGCTCAGACACTGCACAAAAGCAAGGATCATCGGCAAACCGGAACTGTCTCGATCACTGGTGTTTCACCCGCAAGGAATATTATATGGTCAAATCTTGTTGCCTATATTGATCAGATTGATCGCCTGCATCCGTATCTAACAGTTTTTGAAACTTGCGAATTTGCTTGGCGTTGCCGCTCAGGCGGAACTCATCGCCGCATCTTTCAAGGCGACGGACCAGATGTCGATGATatgattgccaaactcgACGACGAGCTCACTGTCATCAACAAAATACTGGAGGCTATGGGTCTAGCGCGCGTGAAAGATACCTTCGTGGGCGATCAAGAAAATGTTCGAGGCATCAGCGGTGGGGAAAAAAAGCGAGTTACCGTCGCTGAAATGCTGTGCGTAGGATCTCCCATTATATGCTGTGACGAAATAAGTACTGGTCTGGATG CCGCAACGACATATGACATAACAAAATGGATGGGAGCGGTGACCCGTATCACGGAGACTATCAAACTGGTGTCGCTGTTGCAACCTCCTCCAGAAACGGTCGCCCTGTTCGACGAAGTGATACTGTTGAGTAATGGCAAGGTGGTTTACAGTGGGCCTATCGACGAGGTGATTGACTATTTCTGCAATCTTGGGTACGAGATTCCGGAAAGAATGGATGTGGCTGATTGGCTCCAGGCGCTTCCCACGAAAGATGGTGTGAAGTTTATACGAAAAGTCGGCAGCGAGATGATGAAGCATTTGTCAACCGATGAGTTCGTTGAGAAGTTTTACTCTTCTCCGCGTGGCAATAAAATTCTGGAACGTTTGAATGCACCATCGAGAGACGGAGCCGACATGGTGAAGACATTGGGGGGCAAGAGGTTTGAAAATTCTTCCTTTGCTTCCTTGAGACTATTGATCCGTAGAGAGCTGAAGTTGTGGTGGCGTGACAAATATCAGATCAAAGCTACCTTGTTAAAGT CTCTCATTATGGGAATTGTCGCTGGGACCTTGTTTTGGCAATCGGACAGTCCAAATTCGATCGTCAGCATCTTATTTCAGTCTATGTTCTACAGCTGCGTTGGGGCTATGACTTCGATTGTGAAACAATTTGCAGAACGACCTATTTTTTACAAGCAGCAAGATGCAAATTTCTTCCCGACATGGACGTACGTTGTTGGCCGCAGCGTTGCGAGTGTACCGACGTCGCTCATTGATTCTGTCGGCTATGGAACAATCATCTTTTGGTTCGTTGGGCTAGCCCACAACGATGGCGCTACTGTTGGCAACTACTTCATGTTCCTGCTGCTCTTGTTTGTTGTATCATTGACTGCGGTTTTCTTCTTTAGCGTATTTTCGGCTTCAGTGAGTGTTGTGACAATAGCACAGCCGTGTCAGGCGATAACAATGCTTGCTTTTATTCTCTTCAGTGGGTTTACGGTTCAACCGGATGTCATTCCAGT ATACTTTATTTGGATTTATTGGATAAACTTTTTTGCCTGGATCCTTCGAGGTCTGGCTGTCAACGAGTTTGATAGCGGGAAATACGATGACGAGGCGGAAACTAGTGAAGGTCTCACTGAGGGGGAACTCATCCTCACCCGGTTTGGCTTTACAATAAATGATGACCCTTTCTCAAGGGAATGGGTATGGTGGGGGTTGCTGTTTGCGGTCGGCTGTACGTCGATATCGTTGTTTGTCTCCACTTTCTTTCTAGACCGAATAAGATTTGCTACGGGGGCATCCTTAGTTACAGATAAAGGAAGCGATGAAATTGAAGATCTGGGTCGAGAGGAAGTGTACATCCCTTTTAAAAGAGCTAAACTGACTTTCCGAGACGTGCACTACACCGTCACTGCCTCAACGTCCGAAGAAAAGCTTGAGCTACTGAAAGGAGTCGATGGTGTCGTTGAAGCGGGATTGATGACTGCGTTGATGGGGAGTTCAGGTGCGGGAAAGACGACGTTGATGGATGTTCTGGCAATGAGAAAGAGTTCAGGAGAAATATCAGGAGACATCCGAGTGAATGGACATTCCCAAGAAAAGCTCTCATTTCGAAGAATGATGGGATACGTCGAGCAATTCGATACACAGACGCCACAGCTGACAATTCGAGAGACGGTTTCATTCTCGGCAAAGTTACGTTTGGAAGAGAAAGTTGCAGCAGTTGTGCCGGATAGTATGGAACAGTTTGTTGAGCAGACACTCCATACACTTGAGCTGACCAATATCCAAGATCTTCAGGTGGGGTCAGACGAGACTGGCGGGCTGTCATTTGAGCAACGCAAACGTCTTTCCATTGCCATTGAACTTGTGGCCAATCCTTCAATTCTTTTCTTGGATGAACCAACCAGCGGCTTG GACGCTCGAGCGGCGGCGATCGTGATGCGAGGCTTGAAGCGAATAGCTTTGAGCGGACGAAGCGTTTGTGCTACAATTCATCAGCCTTCCATCGCTATATTTAACGAGTTTgatcgtcttcttcttctgaAGCGTGGAGGTGAGACAATTTTCTTCGGAAATCTTGGAGAGAACAGCTGCAACCTTATCAGCTACCTCGAAGGATACGAGGGGACGACTTGTATTCAAGCTGGTGAGAATCCAGCTACATGgatgttgacgacgatcGGCGCTGGTAGTGCCGCGAACCCCCATAAACCCTTCGACTATGCAGGAAAATACCAAGAGTCCAATCTCCGTCGAAAGTGTCTGGATCAAATCGATAGTATTTGTGCATCTTCGACGCCTGAAGGCAAAGTTTTGTTCGCTGGAAAATACGCTGTATCCGTCAAAACACAATTTTATGCAGTGTTGCTCCGCACTATGAAGGTATATTTCCGATCCCCAAGCTATAACGTGATCCGTGTCATGGTATCCGGCACAGTAGCCCTTTTGTTCTCAAGCGTGTACGCGTCCCAACGTGTCCCTGGAGATGAAGCGGACATGAATTCACGTGTCAACTCCCTTTACATTGCTGTCCTTTTTCCTTGCGTGAATGCACTAAATTCTGTTTTACGCGTTTTTGAAGTGGAACGCAACATGTTCTATCGTCACAAAGCCGCTAGCATGTATGATTCTCGAGCCATCACGCGAGCGTACACTATTGCTGAGGTTCCATTCGTTTTCATTGCTTCGCTTGTTTTCAGTATTCTCTTTTACTTCCCAATGGGCTTCGCGCTGGAAGCAGACAAGTTTTTCATCTTCTTGCTAATCATATTCTTGACGATCTCGACCTTTACTTTTACGGGTCAAATGCTTATCGGTCTTTTCCGTGATAGTCAAACGGCTCAGGGATTTGGTGGACTCTTCATCACCTTTACCTCTCTCTTCTCGGGAATCTTGCTTCGACCGGACGCGATCCCCAACTTTTGGATCTTTATGTATTGGCTTATGCCCGGGCACTATATTTACGAGGGGCTGATAATGTCCCAATTCAATAATGACAATTCGCCAATTGTGGCTTCCGTTGGA
- a CDS encoding predicted protein, whose translation MSDAKNMKEESGETSPPRPEPCRRRARGSATKNGRSAIDDSPPVASPLRGWQARALVHRTPQHVLTLWSRPQYPSISAGPLVIQDRYVVQGTATHGKVLIWTSEAILQRIGGEGAAGENASDKNNYSAPTTKNLEESDMDVGSDDFARTHGPSRRQLDPRFSHPLEPTFVVDTISERTSSPSSPQEDQTDHDRRKESICEAAPIVALAELLEDTRARRKETGNLVAVSVLGQVSMISLDPSRAFSFYSWATNRVGATSVGCTLRGSIVIGYENGIVEAWRVIAAKEGPTKKLLWRAAWEHASPIASIQQLPVNEETNSVEMTPPSFSEANRNLNASPHHEYLIITLQPRDSATPTRSMVDVVDTTSLELAWRDLAKPDDFTSETTNILAMEDHWILPSPGMELVDTSTLPRTRIPGLPRRRPHVSSSGTNALYVLPQNLGCVMGLSDGTLARIYAECTSVSQPDMLSWGVSSATDQCVLSYPTIGLGHVYLPLAKESPTSERVPHIACCLRGGTVYLVPITTSSSSDAARPIYTLSYPHEVDRDAHFQQLHGFTACALQPRSITKKSGDSTAGGETEGSLTNTFLFFAWPGGIIDVYLCGLTDRQTKESVEKSTLLEKLWSNGTVQMLSDSLLHQSNDCPPEGFSIELTQWQNALTDISKRGAPASFDELKTEGFQSLRSLILTLATENELNTGPSPL comes from the coding sequence ATGAGCGATGCCAAAAATATGAAAGAGGAAAGTGGAGAGACATCGCCGCCTCGTCCGGAGCCTTGTCGGCGGCGTGCACGTGGCAGCGCCACTAAAAACGGGAGGAGTGCGATTGACGACTCACCGCCAGTCGCTTCCCCTCTACGCGGTTGGCAGGCCCGGGCGCTGGTTCATCGTACACCGCAGCACGTACTCACGCTATGGTCCCGACCGCAGTACCCCTCTATCTCGGCAGGGCCCCTCGTGATACAGGATCGTTACGTTGTCCAAGGCACAGCAACACATGGAAAGGTTTTGATTTGGACCTCGGAAGCTATTCTGCAGAGGATAGGTGGAGAGGGAGCCGCTGGGGAAAACGCTAGCGACAAGAACAATTACAGCGCTCCTACGACAAAAAATCtggaagaaagcgacatgGATGTCGGTAGTGATGACTTTGCGCGAACTCACGGACCTAGTAGGCGGCAGCTGGACCCGCGATTCTCTCATCCACTGGAGCCTACATTTGTTGTCGATACGATAAGCGAGCGCACATCGTCTCCTTCATCCCCACAGGAAGACCAAACTGATCATGATCGTCGCAAAGAATCTATATGCGAAGCAGCGCCGATTGTCGCCTTGGCAGAATTGCTCGAAGATACTCGTGCACGGCGCAAGGAAACAGGTAATCTTGTGGCGGTTTCCGTACTGGGTCAAGTATCGATGATTTCGCTGGATCCTAGTCGTGCATTTTCCTTTTATTCCTGGGCGACAAACCGTGTTGGTGCTACTAGTGTGGGTTGTACCCTACGTGGTTCTATCGTGATTGGATACGAAAATGGTATAGTTGAAGCTTGGCGCGTGATTGCCGCCAAGGAAGGGCCGACAAAGAAACTTTTGTGGCGAGCAGCGTGGGAGCACGCTTCTCCAATTGCAAGTATTCAGCAGTTACCCGTAAACGAGGAGACTAATTCTGTGGAGATGACGCCACCATCCTTTTCCGAGGCAAACAGAAACCTCAACGCATCTCCACATCACGAGTACTTAATCATAACGTTACAGCCACGAGACTCAGCGACGCCGACGCGGTCCATGGTCGATGTGGTCGATACAACTTCGCTGGAACTAGCCTGGCGCGACCTCGCAAAGCCGGATGATTTTACTTCAGAAACTACCAACATTCTGGCCATGGAGGATCACTGGATCTTGCCGAGTCCCGGAATGGAGTTGGTGGACACTTCGACGTTACCGCGGACTCGCATACCCGGTCTACCCCGGCGCAGGCCGCACGTGAGTAGCTCGGGTACCAATGCCCTCTATGTGCTGCCACAAAATCTTGGATGTGTAATGGGATTATCCGACGGCACATTGGCTCGGATTTATGCTGAATGTACTTCAGTGTCGCAGCCGGATATGTTGTCCTGGGGAGTTTCAAGTGCTACTGATCAATGTGTATTGTCGTATCCGACGATTGGTCTGGGACACGTTTATTTGCCCCTTGCTAAAGAGTCCCCAACTAGTGAACGTGTTCCGCACATTGCTTGCTGTTTACGCGGAGGCACAGTGTACTTAGTACCCATCACGACATCGTCCTCATCCGACGCAGCTCGACCCATTTATACGCTTTCCTACCCTCACGAGGTTGACAGAGATGCTCATTTTCAACAGTTACATGGTTTCACGGCGTGTGCACTCCAGCCCAGGTCTATCACAAAAAAATCGGGCGACTCTACGGCCGGCGGAGAGACTGAAGGATCGTTGACGAATACGTTCTTGTTCTTTGCCTGGCCTGGAGGCATTATAGATGTTTATCTATGCGGCTTGACAGATCGACAGACAAAGGAATCTGTTGAGAAATCAACTTTATTGGAGAAACTTTGGAGTAATGGCACAGTGCAAATGCTTTCCGACTCACTACTGCATCAATCAAACGACTGTCCCCCGGAAGGATTCTCCATCGAATTAACACAATGGCAGAACGCATTGACCGACATTTCTAAAAGAGGGGCTCCAGCGTCGTTCGACGAATTGAAGACGGAGGGTTTTCAGAGCCTTCGATCGCTGATTCTAACTTTGGCCACCGAAAATGAGCTGAATACAGGACCCTCTCCGCTCTAA
- a CDS encoding predicted protein, which yields MVGVPNGETTKPTDGPAVPEGASSLLGLFAPPPGSVEKSARPAENALLGNSRATNDTSAAVSLERQLEFPRESTIHRCNSAELLDAGNNSTSIPFLPDSTIDEPLDSPKQGLNTRVIESEYDDNFGCLLDGPILNENTPLLVEKMQHSTSIGGLFDPLPESKTPIPPHNEVTPKAGHRQRKTLLSTTRNARTDSALPPIIESVRPSVDTHNDDSPEMHKQQIRSDCWQGFLSKFWQAYHECLQPTTWVGAFMFLLYQIVFCLTMGSAITRPHSTVSLLGLLTKMSALGIILGAPVYWYGSGTEIPALYPTVDLFSAPFLAEIAVVVDNTLFEDKNVTYQENDALFLGTFTFLASVALFLSGTLLVLASVFKLANLGAFLPFPVLCGFFAAVGVLTWTLAFKVDTNGLTVHEVVFSGDAALVLHSLRHHLPSVFIAAIMKYLGPKNPFYVAGVVLATICMFYIFMLSFGVSMEQMIECEWFWARSDLVYESLDVKVGFAKWAPPAPMGWISSFISGNVHWGAVQKGLNPTVALAFLYMIRCSLHGAALKKNVPNLERIVKGRARPKLIRDRSVQASGPRRRRFSEVVDIENLASVMSELDADGPSTIHPKPTHMSLKDILIQYGYSQYVCGLMGSFAITPSVAASPTMYMACHFFASLMHCRCEFFQLGAEGVAPQLGSVLLLSLFYLTDFQAVSYIPKPAFSSLLVLAFIDMTSTWFVKSYFKTREKMEWLVVPLIVLLAFVVGLLGSVFLGIAMSTFLFVAAFFRSGVVKYVANGIAIRSTIERPLKTANWLDRNGELIQILVLQNYLFFGNASSILNYICSMFEDPDPALDEVFVVPIPKIIVLDLTLVTGIDTSAVDVFSDIFSMVGKHNCKLFLSGVSNNLRQVMAMAGVKPESSVDRKKRQLRFFSNLDTAIGKAEDMLLDDAGIEEQSDFGYTGAKGFALALWHIDDQHDTKYAKDLMALKDYTIQIEVEPGEMLYEDKHLDRGLFFIEHGIMRIERNANFTLSRVGSTDSLSKLGQTSGTISCLNARSASIGREVARLKMSGVSARNHMFRVARIGPGWVLGSIEALSGAIHPGSMIAVTQCRLHYISYKKIEDIERSDPLLVLTLHKLLSYLMARRQSVTIHQLATLHSIMSSPAQKKPIGRAGSSGFHMS from the exons ATGGTTGGGGTACCAAACGGTGAAACGACGAAACCGACCGACGGGCCCGCCGTTCCAGAAGGGGCTTCTTCGCTGCTCGGCTTATTTGCACCACCTCCTGGCTCGGTTGAAAAGAGTGCACGCCCTGCGGAAAACGCTCTTTTGGGAAATTCCAGAGCGACGAATGATACTTCGGCAGCTGTATCTTTGGAACGACAGCTGGAATTCCCTCGAGAGTCAACCATACACAGGTGCAATAGTGCAGAGCTTCTGGATGCAGGGAACAACAGCACAAGCATACCCTTTCTACCAGATTCTACAATTGATGAGCCTTTAGATTCACCGAAGCAAGGGCTCAATACTAGAGTCATAGAATCCGAGTACGACGACAACTTTGGCTGTCTACTGGATGGTCCGATTCTGAATGAGAATACCCCGCTTCTTGTTGAAAAGATGCAGCACAGCACTTCAATCGGAGGTCTTTTTGATCCTCTACCGGAATCTAAGACACCAATTCCCCCTCACAATGAGGTTACACCCAAGGCGGGACACAGGCAGCGCAAAACTCTGTTGTCGACTACCCGGAACGCTCGGACGGACTCGGCATTGCCTCCCATTATCGAATCGGTACGACCTTCCGTTGACACTCACAACGACGATTCACCGGAAATGCACAAGCAACAAATAAGATCAGACTGCTGGCAAGGCTTCCTATCTAAATTTTGGCAAGCTTACCATGAATGTCTACAACCCACAACCTGGGTTGGGGCTTTCATGTTCCTACTCTACCAAATCGTGTTTTGTTTGACTATGGGTTCGGCTATAACCCGACCGCACAGTACTGTTTCTCTGCTAGGACTCTTGACCAAAATGTCCGCTTTAGGCATCATCCTGGGCGCACCAGTCTACTGGTACGGCAGTGGAACGGAAATTCCTGCCCTCTACCCGACGGTAGATTTGTTTTCGGCACCCTTTCTCGCCGAGATTGCCGTGGTGGTCGACAACACCTTATTCGAAGACAAAAATGTCACCTACCAGGAAAATGACGCCTTGTTTTTGGGCACCTTTACTTTTCTGGCTTCCGTGGCATTGTTCCTTTCGGGAACGCTTCTGGTACTCGCCAGTGTCTTTAAATTAGCGAATCTTGGTGCCTTTTTGCCCTTTCCCGTCTTATGCGGATTCTTTGCCGCGGTTGGTGTCCTGACATGGACACTCGCCTTTAAAGTCGATACAAACGGCCTAACAGTACATGAGGTGGTCTTCTCGGGAGATGCAGCTCTTGTACTTCACAGTTTACGTCATCATTTGCCAAGTGTCTTCATTGCAGCAATTATGAAGTATCTGGGACCAAAGAATCCTTTTTACGTTGCCGGGGTAGTGCTTGCGACAATTTGCATGTTTTATATCTTTATGCTTAGTTTCGGAGTATCCATGGAACAAATGATTGAATGTGAATGGTTCTGGGCACGCTCCGACCTTGTCTATGAATCGCTGGATGTCAAG GTTGGCTTTGCCAAATGGGCTCCGCCTGCGCCTATGGGATGGATCAGTTCCTTTATTTCAGGAAATGTGCATTGGGGAGCTGTCCAAAAAGGGCTCAACCCAACTGTCGCTTTGGCTTTTCTTTACATGATTCGGTGTTCATTGCATGGCGCAGCTTTAAAAAAGAATGTGCCAAACTTGGAGAGGATCGTCAAAGGGAGAGCACGGCCCAAGCTAATACGGGATCGGTCCGTCCAAGCCTCTGGACCCCGCCGTCGTAGATTTTCTGAAGTGGTTGACATCGAAAATCTAGCTTCTGTGATGTCGGAATTGGACGCAGATGGCCCCTCAACAATTCATCCAAAGCCTACCCACATGTCGTTGAAGGATATTCTGATTCAGTACGGATATAGCCAATATGTCTGTGGTCTCATGGGAAGTTTCGCAATTACACCTTCAGTGGCAGCATCGCCGACTATGTATATG GCCTGTCACTTTTTCGCTTCTCTCATGCATTGTCGTTGCGAATTTTTTCAGTTGGGTGCTGAAGGTGTTGCACCACAATTGGGTTCGGTTCTGCTCTTGTCCTTATTTTATTTGACTGACTTTCAAGCAGTTTCCTACATTCCGAAACCTGCTTTCTCGTCATTGCTTGTCTTGGCTTTTATCGATATGACTTCAACTTGGTTCGTCAAGTCTTATTTCAAGACTAGGGAGAAAATGGAATGGCTGGTCGTTCCTTTGATCGTGCTGCTCGCCTTCGTTGTCGGTTTACTTGGTTCAGTCTTTTTAGGGATCGCCATGTCAACG TTTCTTTTCGTAGCTGCTTTTTTTCGCAGTGGAGTTGTCAAGTATGTCGCCAATGGTATTGCAATTCGTTCAACAATTGAAAGGCCTTTAAAGACAGCAAATTGGCTGGACAGAAATGGTGAGCTGATACAAATTCTTGTTCTGCAGAACTATTTGTTCTTTGGAAACGCTTCGTCAATACTGAACTACATATGTTCAATGTTCGAAGATCCCGATCCTGCCCTCGACGAAGTTTTTGTGGTTCCAATCCCGAAAATTATTGTCCTGGACCTGACCCTTGTAACTGGTATCGATACATCAGCAGTCGATGTGTTTTCGGACATTTTCAGTATGGTTGGGAAGCACAACTGTAAGCTCTTCCTTTCTGGTGTCTCCAACAACCTGCGGCAAGTCATGGCAATGGCTGGTGTGAAGCCAGAGAGTAGTGTTGATAGAAAGAAGCGACAGTTAAGGTTTTTCTCGAATCTGGACACAGCAATTGGAAAGGCGGAAGACATGCTGCTTGATGACGCTGGAATTGAAGAGCAAAGTGATTTTGGCTACACGGGTGCAAAGGGCTTCGCTCTCGCTCTGTGGCATATTGATGACCAG CACGACACTAAGTATGCAAAAGATCTGATGGCTCTAAAGGATTACACAATTCAGATTGAGGTCGAACCCGGCGAAATGCTATACGAAGATAAGCACTTGGACAGAGGACTTTTCTTCATCGAACACGGAATAATG AGAATAGAGCGCAACGCTAACTTTACTCTGTCTCGGGTTGGCAGTACAGATTCGCTATCAAAGCTGGGTCAGACCTCGGGTACAATTTCTTGTCTGAACGCAAGGTCAGCCTCAATAGGGAGGGAAGTCGCTCGCCTTAAGATGTCGGGGGTGTCCGCACGAAACCACATGTTTCGGGTAGCGCGGATAGGCCCTGGCTGGGTCCTCGGATCTATCGAAGCGCTAAGTGGTGCAATTCATCCTGGCAGTATGATTGCAG TCACTCAGTGCCGGCTTCACTACATTTCTTATAAGAAGATCGAAGATATTGAACGGAGCGACCCGTTGCTCGTGTTAACGTTACACAAATTGCTTTCATACTTGATGGCAAGGCGGCAATCGGTCACAATCCATCAACTAGCGACTTTGCATTCAATTATGAGCTCTCCTGCCCAGAAGAAGCCTATCGGAAGAGCTGGAAGCAGCGGCTTCCATATGTCGTAG